The uncultured Trichococcus sp. DNA window TTGGTGCGACATATTCATATGTCGGCTCTTCATAAACAGGCTCCTCGATTACAGTGACCGGCACTACCGGCACAGCTAAGTTTGGTGCGATCGGTGTGTAGGCAGGCTTTTCGCCTTCCACATACAGGCCGGCCGTCGTATCGACCATTTTCGTCCGCAGGCTGTCAGCAAAGAGTTCACCGTAAAGCTGTTGTCCGGCTTCGCTCAATTCCAGACCGGCTGCATCCATATAGTTGGCCAACGTTTCATTGCGGTTCGTCAACTCAGCAAAGAAATCCGCATGCAGGTCGTATAACGGAACGGCGAAAGCAGCGTTCTCTTCAACCACATTATTGGTATAGTTCCGATAATCCAAGGAACGTGAATTCCAATCGGCCATTTTGGCTGCTGCCGGAGGCGGAGTCACCAAAACGATCAGCGTATCAGGCAAGGCAGCTCTGATTTCATCATAGATTTCATAAATGTTTTGCGTCGATTCGACCAGGCTGATATCAACTAACTGATCGGTTTTCGTCGGAATAGTATAGAAAATCACATCCGGATTGCTGGCGACCATTTCCTGAACATACTGGCTGCTCAGAAAGACCGAACTGCTTTCGGACGGATAACTGAAGAACGCTGTCGTCAGATTCTCCAGCGGATAATCGGCTTGGATGCCGGCGATGGCGGACTTGGACCAAGCCGCATCGGCTGCGACATCACCGAAAAAGGCGACGTTGACTTCCTTCCTGTTATGCTGAACGTACTGCAGGTAATCGACGACCGGTGCATTGCTTCTGTTCTCTGCAAAGGCGGCCAAGAACTGCGCATAAGCTTCGGATGTGTCGCTCTCTGCGATTGTCGGCTCCTGGGAGGAAACCGTTTCGGCAACAGTCTCTGTCTGTTTTTCCCCTTCGCTCAATAAGGCCTCTTTTTTTTCGGCCGCGTATTTATATCCAAAAAGAACAATGGCAATCGTAAGGATACCCATGATGGAAACAAGCACTATTTCCTTTTTTTTCATTCTGACTCCTCCAATATTTTAATCGTATTTCAAATATTGACTCTATATTACAGATATATTTATCATAATATAACAGTTGTATTAATGCACGGTATTTTTTCGAGTTGGTGCGTATTTCCGATAAAAAACCAGCCGATCATGAAGCTCGACTGGTTTTTTATTATTTTGGATTCATCACGAGTTTTGCTGATTATGCGACAGCTGACAGTATCGCTCATACCATAAGTCGACGTATTCTTTGGAGAATGGACCCTTTTCTTCGTTGATCCAGCTCACCAAAATCTTGACGTTCTCCTTCAGGATATGGTCGATCTCTTTTGGGTAATTCATGCGATTGCGATGCAATTCATACTCATCTACATCAAGCAAACGTTTTTCACCATCAGGAAAAACTTTAATGTCCAAATCATAATCGATGTACTTCAATGCTTCCTGGTCGATCACATATGGCGACGCCAGATTGCAATAGTAGGAGACACCCTTTTGGCGGATCATGGTGACGATGTTGAACCAATAATGTTTATGGTAATACAACAATGCAGGCTCTCTGGTGACCCAGCGACGCCCATCTGCTTCCGTTACTAAGGTGTGATCATTACAGCCGATTATGGATTGGTCACTAGTTTTTAATACCATGGTGTCACGCCACGTTCGATGCAGGCTGCCGTCATGCTTATAACTCTTTATGGTGATGAATTCTCCCTCCCGAGGATTATGCATCACGGTGCCCAACTTTCTTCAACTATTTGAGCCCTCGCCGGAAATCATTTCGGCGGAACTCTCAACTTTCAGTTCATTGAACAGTATATCATAGAATGGAAATGGATTGCGAAATTTTAGCCATTATAGACCAAATTCTTTTCGGGTCTGTTGCTTGAATTGTTGCCACATTTTTTGCTGCGGCACCGGAAAGGCATAATCGGAAAAATCTTCTTCGCTGACCCAACGGCATTGTTCGGGCAATCGACTTTCAGCATCCGTCAATACACGTCCGTAATAGCCGGTGATGTGCCATTT harbors:
- a CDS encoding SGNH/GDSL hydrolase family protein, which codes for MKKKEIVLVSIMGILTIAIVLFGYKYAAEKKEALLSEGEKQTETVAETVSSQEPTIAESDTSEAYAQFLAAFAENRSNAPVVDYLQYVQHNRKEVNVAFFGDVAADAAWSKSAIAGIQADYPLENLTTAFFSYPSESSSVFLSSQYVQEMVASNPDVIFYTIPTKTDQLVDISLVESTQNIYEIYDEIRAALPDTLIVLVTPPPAAAKMADWNSRSLDYRNYTNNVVEENAAFAVPLYDLHADFFAELTNRNETLANYMDAAGLELSEAGQQLYGELFADSLRTKMVDTTAGLYVEGEKPAYTPIAPNLAVPVVPVTVIEEPVYEEPTYEYVAPTYEEPVYEYVAPVVETPATPVTPVQPSEDPTTEPETAITE
- a CDS encoding DUF402 domain-containing protein, with product MHNPREGEFITIKSYKHDGSLHRTWRDTMVLKTSDQSIIGCNDHTLVTEADGRRWVTREPALLYYHKHYWFNIVTMIRQKGVSYYCNLASPYVIDQEALKYIDYDLDIKVFPDGEKRLLDVDEYELHRNRMNYPKEIDHILKENVKILVSWINEEKGPFSKEYVDLWYERYCQLSHNQQNS